In Nocardioides sp. zg-1228, a single window of DNA contains:
- a CDS encoding tripartite tricarboxylate transporter permease, whose protein sequence is MLDNLMLGFQTALTPENLLWCFVGVFMGTVIGVLPGLGSTTGVAVLLPLTLAFEPVTAVIMLAGIYYGSQYGGTITSVLISTPGEAASVVTTLDGYQMAKQGRAGAALAIAAIGSFVAAIISLVLLILLAPPFAQWALKFGPPEMMAVMVLGLATIISFAGDNRLLGLLMALVGLLIACVGVDTGSGTARYTFDSIYLLSGIPFVEVMIGLFAVGEVLNQIHEGAARPIRAGFRELMITKADLLRSRGAILRGSFLGFAFGVLPGAGSTLASFMAYGIEKNVSKNKAEFGKGAIEGVAAPEAANNAAANANFVPTLTLGIPGGATTAVLLGAFLMNGIRPGPLLFDEQPELVWGLIASFFIGNVILLLLNLPLAPVFAQILRVPYGYMYPLILLTSFIGAYSVTNSMFSVWVVLIFGIVGYFMKRLDLPMAPLVLGLVLGPLFEKALVQTSAMGDGSLAIIFERPIVMVVLGLALLQVVAPAIFSRLLRGRRAAATESVQ, encoded by the coding sequence ATGCTCGACAACCTCATGCTGGGCTTCCAGACGGCGCTGACCCCCGAGAACCTGCTCTGGTGCTTCGTCGGGGTCTTCATGGGCACCGTGATCGGCGTCCTCCCCGGACTGGGATCCACCACCGGCGTCGCCGTGCTGCTGCCCCTGACTCTCGCCTTCGAGCCAGTCACGGCGGTGATCATGCTCGCCGGCATCTACTACGGCTCGCAGTACGGCGGCACCATCACGTCCGTCCTCATCTCCACACCGGGCGAGGCGGCGAGCGTGGTGACCACGCTCGACGGCTACCAGATGGCGAAACAGGGACGCGCCGGAGCAGCGCTGGCCATCGCGGCCATCGGCTCGTTCGTCGCGGCGATCATCTCGCTCGTGCTGCTCATCCTGCTGGCTCCGCCGTTCGCCCAGTGGGCGTTGAAGTTCGGCCCGCCGGAGATGATGGCCGTGATGGTCCTCGGCCTCGCGACGATCATCAGCTTCGCCGGCGACAACCGCCTGCTCGGCCTGCTCATGGCGCTCGTGGGACTCCTCATCGCCTGCGTCGGCGTCGACACCGGCAGCGGCACCGCCCGCTACACGTTCGACTCCATCTACCTGCTCTCGGGCATCCCGTTCGTGGAGGTGATGATCGGTCTCTTCGCGGTCGGCGAGGTGTTGAACCAGATCCATGAAGGAGCCGCGCGGCCCATCCGGGCGGGCTTCAGGGAGCTGATGATCACGAAGGCCGACCTGCTGCGGTCCCGTGGCGCCATCCTCCGCGGCAGCTTCCTCGGCTTCGCGTTCGGCGTCCTGCCGGGTGCCGGCTCGACGCTCGCCTCGTTCATGGCCTACGGCATCGAGAAGAACGTGTCGAAGAACAAGGCCGAGTTCGGCAAGGGCGCGATCGAGGGCGTCGCCGCCCCTGAGGCCGCCAACAACGCCGCGGCGAACGCCAACTTCGTGCCGACGCTGACCCTCGGCATCCCCGGCGGTGCCACGACTGCCGTGCTGCTCGGTGCGTTCCTGATGAACGGCATCCGGCCCGGGCCGCTGCTCTTCGACGAGCAGCCCGAGCTGGTGTGGGGCCTGATCGCCTCGTTCTTCATCGGCAACGTGATCCTGCTGCTGCTCAACCTGCCCCTGGCGCCGGTCTTCGCGCAGATCCTGCGCGTGCCCTACGGGTACATGTACCCGCTGATCCTGCTCACCAGCTTCATCGGCGCGTACTCCGTCACCAACAGCATGTTCAGCGTCTGGGTCGTGCTGATCTTCGGGATCGTCGGCTACTTCATGAAGCGGCTGGACCTGCCGATGGCGCCGCTGGTGCTCGGCCTGGTGCTCGGCCCGCTGTTCGAGAAGGCGCTGGTGCAGACCTCCGCCATGGGTGACGGCAGCCTCGCCATCATCTTCGAGCGGCCGATCGTCATGGTCGTCCTCGGCCTGGCACTGCTCCAGGTGGTCGCGCCGGCCATCTTCTCCCGTCTGCTCCGTGGCCGCCGCGCGGCGGCCACCGAATCCGTCCAGTGA
- a CDS encoding hotdog domain-containing protein, producing MTELAPGTEGVLVRTVETQHTTRRGRFDIFSTPNLVLLLEEAAIEALAPYLRDDQASVGTKVELAHTAATLLGQTVTATATVTEVDRRRVVFSIKVVDDVEEIGSGTHERFIIDVPGFEDRLAQKSSRLG from the coding sequence ATGACAGAGCTTGCCCCCGGCACCGAAGGCGTCCTGGTGCGCACCGTCGAGACGCAGCACACCACCCGGCGCGGCCGCTTCGACATCTTCTCCACCCCCAACCTGGTGCTCCTCCTCGAGGAGGCCGCGATCGAGGCGCTCGCGCCGTACCTGCGCGACGACCAGGCCAGCGTCGGCACCAAGGTCGAGCTCGCACACACCGCGGCCACGCTGCTCGGGCAGACCGTGACGGCGACAGCCACCGTCACCGAGGTCGACCGCCGTCGCGTCGTCTTCTCGATCAAGGTCGTCGACGACGTCGAGGAGATCGGCTCGGGGACGCACGAGCGTTTCATCATCGACGTGCCCGGTTTCGAAGACCGCCTCGCCCAGAAGTCCTCCCGTCTCGGCTGA
- a CDS encoding enoyl-CoA hydratase, producing the protein MNDAPQLLVEQDGPVLTVTFNRPRQRNAMTWEMYEGLFDACERADADAEIRVMVLRSSSDKAFIAGTDISQFADFTEGEQGVAYEEKIARITNRLEDVDVPTVAAIQGFCVGGGLGLASVCDLRIATPSARFGLPIARTLGNCLSMNNYSILIQQVGPSVALDLLLRARLLTGEEAHASGFVAELCGEDELSSATDGVVQTLLGHAPISMWAAKEAVRRFRRMTIPEGDDIVARAFASEDFHRAVAAFAAKEQVEWQGR; encoded by the coding sequence ATGAACGACGCCCCGCAGCTGCTCGTCGAGCAGGACGGCCCCGTCCTCACCGTCACGTTCAACCGCCCGCGCCAGCGCAACGCGATGACGTGGGAGATGTACGAAGGACTGTTCGACGCGTGCGAGCGCGCCGACGCCGACGCCGAGATCAGGGTCATGGTGCTGCGCAGCAGCAGCGACAAGGCCTTCATCGCCGGCACCGACATCAGCCAGTTCGCCGACTTCACCGAGGGTGAGCAGGGCGTCGCCTACGAGGAGAAGATCGCTCGCATCACCAACCGGCTGGAGGACGTGGACGTCCCGACCGTGGCGGCCATCCAGGGCTTCTGCGTCGGTGGTGGCCTCGGCCTGGCGAGCGTCTGCGACCTCCGGATCGCCACCCCCTCGGCGCGGTTCGGGCTGCCCATCGCCCGGACGCTCGGCAACTGCCTGTCGATGAACAACTACTCGATCCTGATCCAGCAGGTGGGTCCGTCGGTGGCCCTCGACCTGTTGCTGCGGGCGCGGCTGCTCACGGGCGAGGAGGCGCACGCCTCGGGATTCGTGGCCGAGCTGTGCGGCGAGGACGAGCTGTCCTCTGCGACCGACGGCGTGGTGCAGACCCTGCTCGGTCACGCCCCGATCTCGATGTGGGCGGCCAAGGAGGCGGTCCGCCGGTTCCGCCGGATGACCATCCCGGAGGGCGACGACATCGTCGCGCGCGCCTTCGCCAGCGAGGACTTCCACCGTGCCGTCGCGGCCTTCGCCGCCAAGGAGCAGGTCGAGTGGCAGGGCCGATGA
- a CDS encoding MaoC/PaaZ C-terminal domain-containing protein, translating into MTDATPERFERAHTASLRTLVQYAGSSGDFYEMHYDLPFAHERGHPELSVHGLLKAAWLGQLVDDWFAGRGRVTSFEVSYRGMDFRDQAVACGGEVTRREGSTVELSLWTRNGDGDITTTGAATIELDDPSGSNA; encoded by the coding sequence ATGACCGACGCCACGCCCGAGCGCTTCGAACGCGCCCACACCGCCTCGCTGCGCACCCTCGTCCAGTACGCCGGGTCCAGCGGTGACTTCTACGAGATGCACTACGACCTGCCCTTCGCGCACGAGCGCGGCCACCCCGAGCTGTCCGTCCACGGGCTGCTGAAGGCGGCATGGCTCGGACAGCTCGTCGACGACTGGTTCGCAGGCCGGGGCCGGGTCACCTCGTTCGAGGTCTCCTACCGCGGGATGGACTTCCGCGACCAGGCGGTGGCCTGCGGCGGCGAAGTGACTCGGCGGGAGGGCTCCACGGTCGAGCTCTCGCTCTGGACACGCAACGGCGACGGCGACATCACGACGACCGGCGCCGCCACGATCGAGCTCGACGACCCCTCAGGGAGCAACGCATGA
- a CDS encoding CoA transferase has product MTTPASPPTTKGSGPLDGIVVLEVGAFMAAPFATMHLADLGARVLKVENPATGGDPVRATGPFVAGESSPFARLNRNKESVGLDLKHPDGLAAFRRLVEGADVLVENLRPGTMQRLGLGYDELRQLNPRLIYASASGWGQDGPLAMLPGLDIMAQARGGLMSITGTADGDPVKIGVPICDLVCAMYVSMAVLAALRQRDIDGEGQHLDVSLLEAGVSFAIWEAGKYFATGEVGAPLGSAHQSTAPYQAVRTSDGHVTVGAVTPKTWEAFCRALDLGALLEDERYASASDRHAHRPTLIPSIEAVTATLTTDEVIERLDAAGVPCAPIANYEQVFNDDHLNQRGYFWDAEHPVMGSVRQLGSPMRMSRTPARRGNAGPLLGQDTRAALEEVGGFSASEVTALAEAGVVVDPMRPGPPPHRPAGSPQPPTD; this is encoded by the coding sequence ATGACCACCCCCGCATCACCACCCACCACGAAGGGATCCGGGCCGCTCGACGGCATCGTTGTCCTCGAGGTGGGGGCATTCATGGCTGCCCCGTTCGCCACGATGCACCTCGCCGACCTCGGTGCCCGGGTGCTGAAGGTGGAGAACCCGGCCACGGGCGGCGACCCGGTGCGTGCCACCGGCCCCTTCGTCGCCGGTGAGAGCTCCCCGTTCGCCCGGCTCAACCGCAACAAGGAGTCGGTCGGCCTCGACCTGAAGCATCCCGACGGGCTGGCGGCGTTCCGCCGGCTGGTCGAGGGCGCGGACGTCCTGGTGGAGAACCTGCGGCCGGGCACGATGCAGCGGCTCGGTCTCGGCTACGACGAGCTGCGACAGCTCAACCCGCGCCTCATCTATGCCTCCGCCTCGGGCTGGGGGCAGGACGGACCCCTGGCCATGCTGCCGGGGCTCGACATCATGGCGCAGGCCCGCGGCGGGCTGATGAGCATCACCGGGACCGCCGACGGTGACCCGGTGAAGATCGGGGTCCCGATCTGCGACCTCGTCTGCGCGATGTACGTCTCGATGGCCGTGCTCGCCGCCCTCCGGCAGCGCGACATCGACGGCGAGGGCCAGCACCTCGACGTCTCGCTCCTCGAGGCCGGGGTCTCGTTCGCGATCTGGGAGGCGGGCAAGTACTTCGCGACCGGCGAGGTCGGTGCCCCGCTGGGGTCCGCCCACCAGAGCACCGCCCCCTACCAGGCCGTACGCACGTCCGACGGCCACGTCACGGTCGGCGCGGTCACTCCCAAGACCTGGGAGGCCTTCTGTCGCGCACTCGACCTCGGCGCGCTGCTCGAGGACGAGCGCTACGCGAGCGCGTCCGACCGGCACGCGCACCGACCCACCCTCATCCCGTCCATCGAGGCCGTCACCGCCACCCTCACCACCGACGAGGTCATCGAGCGGCTCGACGCGGCCGGTGTGCCCTGCGCGCCGATCGCGAACTACGAGCAGGTCTTCAACGACGACCACCTCAACCAGCGTGGCTACTTCTGGGACGCCGAGCACCCGGTCATGGGATCGGTCCGGCAGCTCGGGTCACCGATGCGGATGTCTCGGACACCGGCACGGCGCGGCAACGCCGGGCCCCTCCTCGGCCAGGACACCCGCGCCGCGCTCGAGGAGGTGGGGGGGTTCTCGGCCAGCGAGGTCACCGCACTGGCCGAGGCGGGCGTGGTCGTCGACCCCATGCGCCCCGGCCCCCCGCCGCACCGCCCGGCCGGCTCGCCGCAGCCGCCGACCGACTGA
- a CDS encoding GntR family transcriptional regulator produces the protein MSPHQEPAGAERRIAAPPTMSVLAAEALRSMILSGELLPGDRLPENTLTAQLGVSRSPLREAMAVLEQEGLIVQAPRRGAIVRPLTAHDIYEIYTLRAELETLAVQLGVPVVEQSRLDRLRAAYADLEATTGVDQEEHTRHAFAFHLALVGLAGHSRIEETYRSLSLQMQLCMAMNRRARAGLESIAEDAVRHRPLLDLAVAGDRDGLLEVLRDHGQRTFLLDAEELLGGNSPQSEAWFAEVRAQLESSAQDAPDTPDDAPGQGA, from the coding sequence ATGAGTCCACACCAGGAACCTGCGGGCGCCGAACGGCGCATCGCCGCGCCACCCACGATGTCCGTGCTCGCCGCCGAGGCGCTCCGCTCCATGATCCTCAGCGGTGAGCTGCTGCCCGGCGACCGACTCCCGGAGAACACCCTGACCGCCCAGCTGGGCGTCAGTCGCTCGCCCCTGCGGGAGGCGATGGCCGTGCTCGAGCAGGAGGGTCTGATCGTGCAGGCGCCCCGGCGCGGTGCGATCGTCAGGCCGCTCACGGCCCACGACATCTACGAGATCTACACCCTGCGCGCCGAGCTCGAGACGCTCGCCGTCCAGCTCGGCGTCCCCGTGGTGGAGCAGAGCCGTCTGGACCGGCTGCGCGCCGCCTACGCCGACCTCGAGGCCACCACCGGCGTCGACCAGGAGGAGCACACCAGGCACGCGTTCGCGTTCCACCTCGCCCTCGTGGGGCTGGCGGGCCACAGTCGGATCGAGGAGACCTACCGGTCCCTGTCGTTGCAGATGCAGCTCTGCATGGCGATGAACCGGCGCGCGCGGGCCGGCCTGGAGTCCATCGCGGAGGATGCCGTCCGACACCGACCCCTGCTCGACCTCGCGGTGGCCGGGGACCGCGACGGGTTGCTCGAGGTGCTCCGCGACCACGGCCAGCGCACCTTCCTCCTCGATGCCGAGGAGCTCCTCGGCGGGAACTCGCCCCAGTCGGAGGCCTGGTTCGCAGAGGTCCGCGCGCAGCTGGAGTCGTCCGCTCAGGACGCTCCGGACACGCCGGACGACGCTCCCGGGCAGGGCGCGTGA
- a CDS encoding MaoC family dehydratase N-terminal domain-containing protein → MAAGRPAEAGTDSPALTRLREAVGWQGPQRVDVIERRHLADYRRTLGLDPQGTDVPLTICACFLSEPPPMPAAEAYGLGWINGGDRFEYAGPRLTLGDELRSRLTFTAVSEKHGRSGTLAVLTFETEFVRPDDTVAVRHIGTRIRR, encoded by the coding sequence ATGGCGGCCGGCAGGCCCGCGGAGGCGGGCACGGACAGTCCCGCGCTGACCCGGCTCCGCGAGGCCGTGGGCTGGCAGGGCCCCCAGCGCGTCGACGTGATCGAACGACGACACCTCGCCGACTACCGCCGCACCCTCGGCCTGGACCCACAAGGCACCGACGTCCCGTTGACGATCTGCGCCTGCTTCCTGTCCGAGCCCCCGCCGATGCCGGCGGCCGAGGCCTACGGGCTCGGCTGGATCAACGGCGGTGACCGCTTCGAGTACGCCGGGCCGCGGCTCACCCTCGGGGACGAGCTGCGCTCTCGCCTGACCTTCACGGCCGTGAGCGAGAAGCACGGCCGCAGCGGGACGTTGGCCGTGCTCACCTTCGAGACCGAGTTCGTCCGCCCGGACGACACGGTCGCCGTCCGCCACATCGGGACGAGGATCCGCCGATGA
- a CDS encoding tripartite tricarboxylate transporter substrate-binding protein: MKPTIRTTFAAAAVLSLLTACGGGGGSDADGEFTLDGDVTMLIPFAAGGGSDLAGRATAAAMEAANDDLNINVENRDGGSGAVGYAQLQGQSGNEQYLLASETALLALPLSGVVKWTYEDFTPIMKIADDFTLMVTRADAPYETCADVVDAAKSDRIVAGISGATGLDNVVFTLTEQQTDVEFDRVSFESGGELTAALLGKQIDIASLNPGEVIGQLESGDIKALCAYADERYEYDELKDIPTASEQGIDVSFAQFRGVLAPGDISDAAKDYWVEQMEAAIETDEYTTYIEDNFLQANAAGGDEFSTYLEENSSQLAEVMGE; this comes from the coding sequence GTGAAGCCCACCATCCGTACGACCTTTGCGGCCGCCGCCGTGCTCAGCCTGCTCACCGCCTGTGGCGGAGGCGGCGGCAGTGACGCCGACGGGGAGTTCACCCTCGACGGCGACGTCACCATGCTCATCCCGTTCGCCGCCGGCGGCGGCAGCGACCTCGCCGGCCGGGCCACGGCCGCCGCCATGGAGGCGGCCAACGACGACCTCAACATCAACGTCGAGAACCGCGACGGAGGCTCGGGCGCCGTCGGGTACGCCCAGCTCCAGGGTCAGTCCGGCAACGAGCAGTACCTCCTCGCCTCGGAGACCGCGTTGCTCGCGCTGCCGCTGAGCGGCGTCGTCAAGTGGACCTACGAGGACTTCACGCCGATCATGAAGATCGCCGACGACTTCACCCTGATGGTGACCCGTGCAGACGCTCCCTACGAGACCTGCGCCGATGTCGTCGACGCGGCCAAGAGCGACCGGATCGTGGCCGGGATCAGCGGGGCCACCGGCCTCGACAACGTCGTGTTCACCCTGACCGAGCAGCAGACCGACGTCGAGTTCGACCGGGTCTCGTTCGAGTCCGGCGGAGAGCTCACCGCCGCGCTGCTGGGCAAGCAGATCGACATCGCCTCCCTCAACCCGGGCGAGGTGATCGGGCAGCTCGAGTCCGGCGACATCAAGGCCCTGTGCGCCTACGCCGACGAGCGCTACGAGTACGACGAGCTGAAGGACATCCCGACCGCGAGCGAGCAGGGCATCGACGTGTCGTTCGCGCAGTTCCGCGGCGTGCTCGCCCCGGGGGACATCAGTGACGCGGCCAAGGACTACTGGGTCGAGCAGATGGAGGCGGCCATCGAGACCGACGAGTACACCACCTACATCGAGGACAACTTCCTCCAGGCCAACGCCGCCGGTGGCGACGAGTTCTCCACCTACCTCGAGGAGAACAGCTCCCAGCTGGCAGAGGTCATGGGCGAGTGA
- a CDS encoding U32 family peptidase, with product MTLDQIRTLVAGLGHPVVTGEPESAGRFPDGRRYRIEIPSCEGPAVMAAVLEEATTRGVPIDRISQGSGIMMLTDDEITAMVELARDHDVEVCLFLGPRGAWDTGAQAKVSAAVGGAARGNAAVGASLADAVRACDLGVRSLLVGDLGVLELLGRMKAAGDLPADLVLKTSVLMPLGNGPTAALYERAGATSLNVSTDLTIAQLAEIRAATTAPIDMYLEVPDDQGGSVRMYEVAEVVRVAAPVYLKLGVRNAPHIYPVGAHLARVAVDLGRERVRRAELVLRLLAELAPDLVEHPTAPAVTGTRA from the coding sequence ATGACCTTGGACCAGATCAGGACGCTGGTGGCCGGCCTCGGGCACCCGGTGGTGACCGGCGAGCCGGAGTCGGCGGGCCGGTTCCCCGACGGGCGCCGGTACCGCATCGAGATCCCGAGCTGTGAAGGGCCGGCCGTGATGGCGGCGGTGCTGGAGGAGGCCACCACCCGCGGGGTCCCCATCGACCGCATCTCCCAGGGCAGCGGCATCATGATGCTCACCGACGACGAGATCACCGCGATGGTGGAGCTCGCCCGCGACCACGACGTCGAGGTCTGCCTCTTCCTCGGTCCGCGCGGCGCCTGGGACACCGGCGCGCAGGCCAAGGTCTCGGCCGCCGTCGGTGGCGCCGCCCGCGGCAACGCGGCGGTCGGCGCCTCGCTGGCCGACGCCGTCCGCGCCTGCGACCTGGGCGTGCGCAGCCTGCTCGTCGGTGACCTCGGCGTCCTCGAGCTGCTCGGCCGGATGAAGGCCGCCGGCGACCTCCCGGCCGACCTGGTCCTCAAGACCTCGGTGCTGATGCCGCTGGGCAACGGACCCACGGCGGCGCTCTACGAGCGGGCGGGCGCCACGAGCCTCAACGTGTCCACCGACCTCACCATCGCGCAGCTCGCCGAGATCCGGGCGGCGACGACCGCACCCATCGACATGTACCTCGAGGTCCCCGACGACCAGGGCGGCAGCGTCCGGATGTACGAGGTGGCCGAGGTCGTGCGGGTGGCCGCGCCGGTCTACCTCAAGCTGGGGGTGCGCAACGCCCCCCACATCTACCCCGTCGGGGCACACCTCGCCCGCGTGGCGGTGGACCTGGGCCGGGAGCGGGTCCGCCGGGCCGAGCTCGTCCTGCGGCTGCTGGCCGAGCTGGCCCCCGACCTCGTCGAGCACCCCACCGCCCCCGCCGTCACCGGGACCCGCGCATGA
- a CDS encoding gamma carbonic anhydrase family protein: protein MRGGPLLVTLRGVAPVVEPGAWVAPTAVLVGRVTVRAGASIWFGSVLRAEEGTIEVGPDANIQDNSVLHTDDGLHLSVGRNTSVGHGVVLHGCSIGEDVVVGMGSRVLNGARVGSESLLAAGAVVLEGRETPPRSLLAGVPAKVRGELDEEKVEGLRENGRIYQRLRDEYLLALPWDDAR from the coding sequence ATGAGGGGCGGTCCGCTGCTGGTGACGCTGCGCGGCGTGGCGCCCGTGGTCGAGCCGGGCGCCTGGGTCGCGCCCACCGCGGTGCTCGTGGGCCGCGTGACGGTGCGCGCCGGAGCCAGCATCTGGTTCGGCTCCGTCCTCCGCGCGGAGGAGGGCACGATCGAGGTCGGACCGGACGCCAACATCCAGGACAACTCCGTCCTCCACACCGACGACGGGTTGCACCTCTCCGTGGGCCGCAACACCTCGGTCGGCCACGGCGTCGTGCTGCACGGATGCTCGATCGGCGAGGACGTCGTGGTCGGCATGGGCTCGCGGGTGCTCAACGGGGCGCGGGTCGGCTCCGAGTCGCTCCTCGCCGCGGGAGCAGTCGTGCTCGAGGGCCGGGAGACACCTCCGCGGTCCCTCCTCGCGGGTGTCCCGGCCAAGGTGCGCGGCGAGCTCGACGAGGAGAAGGTCGAGGGCCTGCGCGAGAACGGCCGGATCTACCAGCGGCTGCGAGACGAGTACCTCCTCGCCCTTCCGTGGGACGACGCCCGATGA
- a CDS encoding tripartite tricarboxylate transporter TctB family protein — translation MSAPARRIAVEEAVAYGFLTAIGGYATLTAFDYPAFTEGNRIGPGLLPAVFGGLITLISAGLLVSTLTGHRTRHDHGLAEVAQSVAPDSLPASGPAADTGSDVESADSGVDIFGRTAAQRMRQLQIVTVALVVALLLVPVVGLLGALGLFSLFASIVVERRPWLSSVIISAVSVLVIYLVFSVVLNVPLPAGAIGIGG, via the coding sequence GTGAGCGCTCCAGCACGCCGGATCGCGGTCGAGGAGGCCGTCGCGTACGGCTTCCTCACCGCGATCGGCGGCTACGCCACGTTGACCGCGTTCGACTACCCCGCCTTCACCGAGGGCAACCGGATCGGACCGGGCCTCCTGCCGGCCGTCTTCGGCGGTCTCATCACGCTGATCTCGGCCGGGCTGCTCGTCTCGACGTTGACCGGACACCGGACTCGGCACGACCACGGCCTGGCCGAGGTCGCCCAGTCGGTGGCTCCGGACAGCCTTCCCGCGTCCGGGCCGGCAGCCGACACCGGGTCCGACGTCGAGAGTGCCGACAGTGGCGTCGACATCTTCGGTCGGACGGCGGCGCAACGGATGCGACAGCTGCAGATCGTGACCGTGGCGTTGGTGGTCGCACTCCTGCTCGTCCCCGTGGTCGGCCTCCTGGGCGCCCTGGGGCTGTTCAGCCTCTTCGCCTCGATCGTGGTCGAGCGCCGTCCCTGGCTCTCGTCGGTCATCATCTCGGCGGTGTCCGTGCTGGTGATCTACCTCGTGTTCTCGGTCGTCCTCAACGTTCCCCTCCCAGCCGGCGCTATCGGGATAGGTGGTTAG
- a CDS encoding FAD-linked oxidase C-terminal domain-containing protein, translating to MSGAALDELMAALPADVVVVEPVTVENHRRDRADLCPAGTPLALVRPRTTEQVQVVMRWATRHRVPVVPQGARTGLSGGANAVDGCLLLSLARMDAIVEIDPLDQVAVVEPGVVNAVLSRAALDAGLYYPPDPSSWEESTIGGNIATNAGGLCCVKYGVTGDFVRGLEVVLADGEVIRTGRRTVKGVAGYELTKLLVGSEGTLGVITQATVSLRPAPEDALTMVALFDAVPPALEAAMQIMSSGIRPSLLEFLDGPSIAAIQAYRDMGLSESAQAMLLLQSDRGPLAADDVTAMGELCERLGATDVAVASDAEESEMLLAARRMINPAVEHVGASFVDDVAVPRARLVDLLDGIAGIAAEHDVRILCPGHIGDVNMHPHVVFDRGDAASAARAEAAFGAIMQLALELGGTITGEHGVGTLKRPWLEQEIGSVGLRLQRRVKEAFDPLGLLNPGKVV from the coding sequence ATGAGCGGCGCGGCGCTCGACGAGCTGATGGCGGCGCTGCCCGCCGACGTGGTGGTCGTCGAACCGGTGACCGTCGAGAACCATCGCCGCGACCGCGCGGACCTGTGCCCGGCCGGGACGCCGCTGGCCCTGGTGCGGCCACGGACGACCGAGCAGGTGCAGGTCGTCATGCGGTGGGCGACCCGACACCGCGTGCCCGTCGTCCCGCAGGGAGCGCGCACCGGCCTCTCCGGTGGCGCGAACGCCGTGGACGGCTGCCTGTTGCTCTCGCTGGCCCGGATGGACGCGATCGTCGAGATCGACCCGCTCGACCAGGTCGCCGTCGTCGAGCCCGGTGTCGTCAACGCGGTCCTGTCGCGTGCTGCCCTCGACGCCGGGCTCTACTACCCGCCCGACCCGTCGTCGTGGGAGGAGTCGACGATCGGCGGCAACATCGCCACGAACGCCGGCGGCCTGTGCTGCGTGAAGTACGGCGTCACCGGCGACTTCGTGCGCGGCCTCGAGGTCGTGCTCGCCGACGGTGAGGTCATCCGCACGGGCCGGCGCACGGTGAAGGGTGTGGCCGGCTACGAGCTGACCAAGCTGCTGGTGGGCTCGGAGGGGACGCTCGGCGTGATCACCCAGGCCACCGTGTCGCTGCGACCGGCTCCCGAGGACGCGCTGACGATGGTCGCGCTCTTCGACGCGGTGCCACCTGCGCTCGAGGCCGCCATGCAGATCATGTCGTCGGGCATCCGGCCCTCCCTGCTCGAGTTCCTCGACGGCCCCTCCATCGCCGCCATCCAGGCCTACCGGGACATGGGCCTGTCGGAGTCGGCGCAGGCCATGCTGCTGCTGCAGTCCGACCGCGGGCCGCTGGCCGCCGACGACGTCACGGCCATGGGCGAGCTGTGCGAGCGGCTCGGCGCCACCGACGTCGCCGTCGCGAGCGACGCGGAGGAGTCGGAGATGCTGCTCGCCGCGCGCCGGATGATCAACCCCGCGGTCGAGCACGTCGGGGCGAGCTTCGTCGACGACGTCGCCGTGCCGCGGGCCAGGCTCGTCGACCTGCTCGACGGCATCGCCGGGATCGCCGCCGAGCACGACGTCCGGATCCTGTGCCCCGGACACATCGGTGACGTCAACATGCACCCCCACGTGGTCTTCGACCGCGGCGATGCCGCGTCCGCAGCCCGGGCCGAGGCCGCGTTCGGCGCGATCATGCAGCTCGCGCTCGAGCTCGGGGGGACCATCACCGGCGAGCACGGCGTCGGGACCTTGAAGAGGCCGTGGCTCGAGCAGGAGATCGGCAGCGTCGGGCTGCGCCTGCAGCGGCGGGTCAAGGAAGCGTTCGACCCGCTCGGCCTCCTCAACCCCGGCAAGGTCGTGTGA